One genomic window of Streptomonospora nanhaiensis includes the following:
- a CDS encoding alpha/beta fold hydrolase — protein sequence MPYITVGHENSGAVELYYEDHGSGQPVVLIHGYPLDGSSWELQARELIAAGRRVITYDRRGFGRSSKAGTGYDYDTFAADLNTVLETLDLTDAVLVGFSMGTGELARYVSRYGADRVAKLAFLASLEPYLVRADDNPTGVPQEVFDGIAAAAKADRYAWYTQFFRDFYNLDDTLGSRISQEVVDANWNTAVSSAPVAAYAVVPAWIEDFRRDVEAVRASGRPALVLHGTADRILPIDATGRPFHRALPEAEYVEVEGAPHGLLWTHATEVNDALVPFVTR from the coding sequence AGCGGCGCCGTCGAGCTGTACTACGAGGACCACGGGTCCGGGCAGCCCGTGGTGCTCATCCACGGCTACCCGCTCGACGGCTCCTCCTGGGAGCTGCAGGCCCGCGAGCTGATCGCCGCCGGCCGCCGCGTCATCACCTACGACCGCCGCGGGTTCGGCCGCTCCAGCAAGGCCGGCACCGGCTACGACTACGACACCTTCGCCGCCGACCTCAACACCGTCCTGGAGACCCTCGACCTCACCGACGCCGTCCTGGTCGGGTTCTCCATGGGCACCGGCGAACTGGCCCGCTACGTGAGCCGCTACGGCGCCGACCGGGTCGCCAAGCTGGCGTTCCTCGCCTCCCTGGAGCCCTACCTGGTGCGCGCCGACGACAACCCCACCGGCGTGCCCCAGGAGGTCTTCGACGGCATCGCCGCCGCCGCCAAGGCCGACCGCTACGCCTGGTACACCCAGTTCTTCCGGGACTTCTACAACCTCGACGACACCCTGGGCTCGCGCATCAGCCAGGAGGTGGTCGACGCCAACTGGAACACCGCGGTGTCCAGCGCGCCGGTGGCCGCCTACGCGGTCGTGCCCGCCTGGATCGAGGACTTCCGCCGCGACGTCGAGGCCGTGCGGGCCTCCGGGCGGCCCGCCCTGGTCCTGCACGGCACCGCCGACCGGATCCTGCCGATCGACGCCACCGGCCGCCCCTTCCACCGGGCGCTGCCGGAGGCGGAGTACGTGGAGGTCGAGGGCGCGCCGCACGGCCTGCTGTGGACCCACGCGACCGAGGTCAACGACGCCCTGGTCCCCTTCGTGACCCGCTGA